A single region of the Gadus morhua chromosome 5, gadMor3.0, whole genome shotgun sequence genome encodes:
- the LOC115543823 gene encoding centrosomal protein of 170 kDa protein B isoform X2: MVLRWLRWVRFQDRMDLWEEVEAKLTRDNHIPVVKSSNKEVASILNELRRVQRQLEVINTIMEPSRRPEQDKSSARPTAAARSSRADPRDWRTTHSASHRGGGNRPGESVRRTAVTPDDARDGYVV; the protein is encoded by the exons ATGGTATTAAGATGGTTAAGATG GGTGCGCTTCCAGGATAGGATGGATCTTTGGGAGGAGGTCGAGGCCAAACTCACTCGGGATAACCACATCCCCGTCGTCAAAAGCTCTAACAAG GAGGTCGCATCCATTCTGAACGAGCTCAGGAGAGTTCAAAGACAACTCGAAG tcatcaacaccatcatggAACCCAGCAGGAGGCCTGAGCAGGACAAGTCCTCCGCACGCCCCACCGCTGCAGCCCGCTCGTCGAGGGCCGACCCCCGGGACTGGAGGACCACCCACTCGGCGTCTCACCGCGGCGGAGGGAACAGGCCCGGGGAGAGCGTGAGGAGGACTGCCGTGACCCCCGATGACGCCAGAGATGGATATGTGGTTTGA
- the LOC115543823 gene encoding centrosomal protein of 170 kDa protein B isoform X1, which yields MLNPVTQISLVIRQNTDQLTEKLKVRFQDRMDLWEEVEAKLTRDNHIPVVKSSNKEVASILNELRRVQRQLEVINTIMEPSRRPEQDKSSARPTAAARSSRADPRDWRTTHSASHRGGGNRPGESVRRTAVTPDDARDGYVV from the exons ATGTTGAATCCCGTGACTCAGATTTCCCTTGTCATCAGACAGAACACTGACCAGCTCACGGAGAAACTCAA GGTGCGCTTCCAGGATAGGATGGATCTTTGGGAGGAGGTCGAGGCCAAACTCACTCGGGATAACCACATCCCCGTCGTCAAAAGCTCTAACAAG GAGGTCGCATCCATTCTGAACGAGCTCAGGAGAGTTCAAAGACAACTCGAAG tcatcaacaccatcatggAACCCAGCAGGAGGCCTGAGCAGGACAAGTCCTCCGCACGCCCCACCGCTGCAGCCCGCTCGTCGAGGGCCGACCCCCGGGACTGGAGGACCACCCACTCGGCGTCTCACCGCGGCGGAGGGAACAGGCCCGGGGAGAGCGTGAGGAGGACTGCCGTGACCCCCGATGACGCCAGAGATGGATATGTGGTTTGA
- the LOC115543825 gene encoding signal recognition particle 14 kDa protein, with the protein MVLLENDSFLTELTRLFQKCRNSGSVVITLKKYDGRTKPIPKKGQADSFEPADNKCLIRASDGKKKISTVVNTKEVIKFQMAYSNLLRAHMDGLKKKDKKSKSKKTKATQ; encoded by the exons ATGGTATTACTAGAAAACGACTCG TTTCTGACGGAGCTCACACGGTTGTTCCAGAAATGTCGAAACTCTGGTAGCGTGGTAATCACATTAAAGAAGT ACGATGGGAGGACCAAACCAATTCCTAAAAAGGGACAAGCAGATTCGTTTGAACCAGCAGATAACAAGTGTCTTATCAGAGCCTCTGATGGAAAAAAGAAAATTAGCACAGTG GTCAATACCAAAGAAGTAATCAAATTTCAAATG GCGTACTCCAACCTCCTCAGAGCCCACATGGATGGACTTAAGAAGAAGGATAAGAAAAGCAAAAGCAAGAAAACTAAAGCCACCCAATGA
- the LOC115543820 gene encoding phospholipase D4 isoform X1 — protein sequence MPIPYESLHGSQCSPRKRAGVVTIVFAIGALTVLGDILAVTVLERPQPAHNGTLPANNVSAENASTDQCSLLVLYHFRIILVESIPLGVTYDEDNVTFGVPLEQAWNDLISLATENVEVASFYWSLTGGDVNVNSSSALPGMGILERLKKLPRRNVAVRVVTSEPTVPNNSTDLNILLENGVEVKRVDFGRLTKGVLHSKFWIVDKRHVFIGSANMDWRALTEVKELGALIYNCTSLAKDLHKIFQSFWEMGESNSSLPEPWPSDYDTAINKDHPLVVEDGNVSSRIYLSGSPPSFCPSSRTLDLEAILSTISEAERFVDVAVMAYSPTSWLEHHRSYWPVLDNVLKRAAFEREVKIRMLISCGRDSDPAMLHNLRSLASFNYPPQNIRILVRLFVVPVGNKTDIPYARVNHNKYMVTDKVSYIGTSNWIEDYFSNTAGVGLVVSEQALDPLQKTTTLHHQLKAVFNRDWNSEFAVDLDNLGHNPDCALSSAHR from the exons ATGCCAATTCCATACGAAAGTTTGCATGGCAGCCAATGCTCTCCAAGGAAG CGTGCAGGTGTTGTGACCATCGTTTTTGCAATCGGAGCTCTGACTGTACTGGGTGACATACTAGCCGTGACTGTGTTGGAACGGCCCCAACCTGCTCACAACGGGACACTTCCTGCGAATAACGTGTCTGCTGAGAATGCTTCGACTGACCAATGCAG TTTGTTGGTGCTCTATCACTTCAGAATTATTCTAGTGGAGAGCATTCCCTTGGGTGTGACCTATGACGAGGACAACGTCACCTTTGGTGTCCCACTGGAACAAGCCTGGAACGACCTCATCTCCCTGGCCACTGAGAACGTCGAGGTGGCTTCTTTTTACTGGAGCTTGACTGGTGGAGATGTAAACGTCAATTCCTCCTCTGCACTACCT GGTATGGGTATTCTGGAGAGATTAAAAAAGTTGCCTAGGAGGAACGTGGCGGTGCGGGTGGTCACCAGTGAGCCCACTGTGCCGAACAACTCTACTGACCTCAATATTCTGCTTGAGAACG GGGTTGAGGTAAAGAGGGTGGATTTTGGACGATTGACTAAGGGAGTTCTTCACAGCAAATTCTGGATAGTAGACAAACGTCATGTTTTTATCGGGAGTGCCAACATGGATTGGAGAGCCCTCACAGAG GTTAAAGAATTAGGAGCGCTCATCTACAACTGCACCAGCCTAGCAAAGGACCTCCACAAGATTTTCCAGTCTTTCTGGGAGATGGGCGAATCCAACAGCTCCCTGCCTGAACCATGGCCCTCAGACTACGACACTGCCATTAACAAAGATCACCCCCTGGTGGTGGAAGATGGTAATGTTTCCAGCAGAATCTACCTATCA ggttcTCCTCCATCATTCTGCCCCTCCTCCCGGACGCTGGATCTCGAGGCCATCCTCTCGACCATCTCAGAAGCCGAGCGCTTTGTCGATGTAGCCGTGATGGCGTATTCCCCAACCTCATGGCTGGAACACCACAGAAG CTACTGGCCGGTCCTCGATAATGTCCTCAAACGGGCAGCGTTCGAGCGGGAGGTTAAGATCCGGATGCTGATCAGCTGTGGGCGGGACTCCGACCCGGCCATGCTGCATAACCTTCGATCCCTCGCTTCCTTTAATTACCCCCCCCAAAACATCCGTATCCTAGTG AGACTGTTTGTCGTACCTGTGGGAAACAAGACGGATATTCCTTATGCGAGAGTAAACCATAACAAATACATGGTCACTGATAAAGTATCATACATTG GTACTTCAAACTGGATTGAGGATTACTTTTCAAACACAGCAGGTGTTGGCCTGGTCGTTTCTGAACAGGCCCTAGACCCGCTTCAGAAGACCACAACACTGCATCACCAACTTAAGGCCGTGTTTAATAGGGACTGGAACTCTGAATTTGCTGTAGACCTTGATAACCTGGGCCATAATCCTGACTGTGCACTATCAAGCGCACACAGATAA
- the LOC115543820 gene encoding phospholipase D4 isoform X2 yields the protein MPIPYESLHGSQCSPRKRAGVVTIVFAIGALTVLGDILAVTVLERPQPAHNGTLPANNVSAENASTDQCRIILVESIPLGVTYDEDNVTFGVPLEQAWNDLISLATENVEVASFYWSLTGGDVNVNSSSALPGMGILERLKKLPRRNVAVRVVTSEPTVPNNSTDLNILLENGVEVKRVDFGRLTKGVLHSKFWIVDKRHVFIGSANMDWRALTEVKELGALIYNCTSLAKDLHKIFQSFWEMGESNSSLPEPWPSDYDTAINKDHPLVVEDGNVSSRIYLSGSPPSFCPSSRTLDLEAILSTISEAERFVDVAVMAYSPTSWLEHHRSYWPVLDNVLKRAAFEREVKIRMLISCGRDSDPAMLHNLRSLASFNYPPQNIRILVRLFVVPVGNKTDIPYARVNHNKYMVTDKVSYIGTSNWIEDYFSNTAGVGLVVSEQALDPLQKTTTLHHQLKAVFNRDWNSEFAVDLDNLGHNPDCALSSAHR from the exons ATGCCAATTCCATACGAAAGTTTGCATGGCAGCCAATGCTCTCCAAGGAAG CGTGCAGGTGTTGTGACCATCGTTTTTGCAATCGGAGCTCTGACTGTACTGGGTGACATACTAGCCGTGACTGTGTTGGAACGGCCCCAACCTGCTCACAACGGGACACTTCCTGCGAATAACGTGTCTGCTGAGAATGCTTCGACTGACCAATGCAG AATTATTCTAGTGGAGAGCATTCCCTTGGGTGTGACCTATGACGAGGACAACGTCACCTTTGGTGTCCCACTGGAACAAGCCTGGAACGACCTCATCTCCCTGGCCACTGAGAACGTCGAGGTGGCTTCTTTTTACTGGAGCTTGACTGGTGGAGATGTAAACGTCAATTCCTCCTCTGCACTACCT GGTATGGGTATTCTGGAGAGATTAAAAAAGTTGCCTAGGAGGAACGTGGCGGTGCGGGTGGTCACCAGTGAGCCCACTGTGCCGAACAACTCTACTGACCTCAATATTCTGCTTGAGAACG GGGTTGAGGTAAAGAGGGTGGATTTTGGACGATTGACTAAGGGAGTTCTTCACAGCAAATTCTGGATAGTAGACAAACGTCATGTTTTTATCGGGAGTGCCAACATGGATTGGAGAGCCCTCACAGAG GTTAAAGAATTAGGAGCGCTCATCTACAACTGCACCAGCCTAGCAAAGGACCTCCACAAGATTTTCCAGTCTTTCTGGGAGATGGGCGAATCCAACAGCTCCCTGCCTGAACCATGGCCCTCAGACTACGACACTGCCATTAACAAAGATCACCCCCTGGTGGTGGAAGATGGTAATGTTTCCAGCAGAATCTACCTATCA ggttcTCCTCCATCATTCTGCCCCTCCTCCCGGACGCTGGATCTCGAGGCCATCCTCTCGACCATCTCAGAAGCCGAGCGCTTTGTCGATGTAGCCGTGATGGCGTATTCCCCAACCTCATGGCTGGAACACCACAGAAG CTACTGGCCGGTCCTCGATAATGTCCTCAAACGGGCAGCGTTCGAGCGGGAGGTTAAGATCCGGATGCTGATCAGCTGTGGGCGGGACTCCGACCCGGCCATGCTGCATAACCTTCGATCCCTCGCTTCCTTTAATTACCCCCCCCAAAACATCCGTATCCTAGTG AGACTGTTTGTCGTACCTGTGGGAAACAAGACGGATATTCCTTATGCGAGAGTAAACCATAACAAATACATGGTCACTGATAAAGTATCATACATTG GTACTTCAAACTGGATTGAGGATTACTTTTCAAACACAGCAGGTGTTGGCCTGGTCGTTTCTGAACAGGCCCTAGACCCGCTTCAGAAGACCACAACACTGCATCACCAACTTAAGGCCGTGTTTAATAGGGACTGGAACTCTGAATTTGCTGTAGACCTTGATAACCTGGGCCATAATCCTGACTGTGCACTATCAAGCGCACACAGATAA